The following are from one region of the Coffea eugenioides isolate CCC68of chromosome 2, Ceug_1.0, whole genome shotgun sequence genome:
- the LOC113762702 gene encoding pathogenesis-related protein PR-4-like, producing the protein MERVPQILCIAFFTLFVAVANSQSASNVRATYNLYNPQDIGWDLNRAGVYCATWDANMSLQWRSQYGWTAFCGPAGPTGQASCGRCLRVTNTATGDQVVVRIVDQCSNGGLDLDVGPFRQIDTNGQGIANGFLTVNYEFVNC; encoded by the exons atggaAAGGGTTCCCCAAATTCTTTGCATTGCATTCTTCACGCTTTTCGTTGCTGTGGCCAACTCCCAGAGTGCTTCAAACGTTAGGGCCACTTACAATTTGTACAATCCCCAAGACATCGGTTGGGACCTAAACCGTGCCGGGGTCTACTGTGCAACATGGGATGCTAACATGTCCCTTCAGTGGCGGAGCCAATATGGTTGGACTGCCTTTTGTGGACCTGCTGGACCTACTGGTCAGGCTTCCTGCGGGAGGTGCCTTAGG GTGACTAACACCGCAACTGGAGATCAAGTTGTTGTAAGGATTGTTGATCAATGTAGCAATGGTGGGCTAGATTTGGACGTTGGCCCCTTTCGGCAGATTGACACTAATGGCCAGGGCATTGCCAACGGTTTCCTAACAGTCAACTATGAATTTGTTAACTGTTAA
- the LOC113762621 gene encoding pathogenesis-related protein PR-4-like yields MERVPLILCIVSFTLFVAVADSQSASNVRATYNLYNPQNINWDLNAARVFCATWDANKPLSWRRQYGWTAFCGPAGPRGQAACGRCLRVTNTATRAQVVVRIVDQCSNGGLDLDIGPFRQIDTNGQGNANGFLRVNYEFVNC; encoded by the exons ATGGAAAGGGTTCCCCTAATTCTTTGCATCGTTTCGTTTACCCTCTTTGTTGCTGTGGCTGACTCCCAGAGTGCTTCTAATGTTAGGGCCACTTACAATTTGTACAATCCCCAAAATATCAATTGGGACCTCAACGCTGCTAGGGTTTTTTGTGCAACATGGGATGCTAACAAGCCCCTTTCGTGGCGGAGGCAATATGGTTGGACTGCCTTTTGTGGACCTGCTGGACCTCGAGGGCAGGCTGCATGTGGGAGGTGCCTAAGG GTGACTAATACAGCAACTAGAGCTCAAGTTGTTGTCAGGATTGTTGATCAATGCAGCAATGGTGGGCTAGATTTGGATATTGGCCCCTTTCGACAAATTGACACCAATGGACAGGGCAATGCCAACGGTTTCCTAAGAGTCAACTATGAATTTGTTAACTGTTAA